A genome region from Fusarium musae strain F31 chromosome 5, whole genome shotgun sequence includes the following:
- a CDS encoding hypothetical protein (EggNog:ENOG41) — protein MINSWKSAATKKPYIFETFSGGKVYVSGTPSVARFLLTGKETDGKFSILTSGGQVFPAPVPTHCHKHVHHDFLSIRGQSKVWLNDQCRVLSPENFASLAPNAVHAYQFIGDHTEIFSIISPAGFEHVFRGLGEPYTGPMWPDVDLERATEKLNSGVANVMTEFDVIPVPDHNLVRPQHWGGSECQLSGSHKPYFLRNCTGASTVLDGTVDRPYVTGAKSGNTYSLATLEGSSHFETQVLSGGIQFPYVDDCFFVFDGYFEVTVSDTDSSRIGPDEVAWLPAETHFDIKPASSYFKVFIYSQPGGLAD, from the exons ATGATTAA TAGCTGGAAATCAGCTGCTACTAAGAAGCCATATATCTTCGAAACCTTTTCTGGAGGCAAGGTCTACGTCTCTGGTACTCCTTCTGTTGCTCGTTTCCTCCTGACAGGGAAAGAAACGGATGGCAAGTTCAGCATCCTGACAAGCGGTGGCCAAGTTTTCCCGGCTCCTGTGCCAACTCATTGTCACAAACATGTCCACCATGACTTCCTCTCTATCAGGGGTCAGTCAAAGGTCTGGCTCAATGACCAGTGCAGAGTCCTTAGCCCTGAAAACTTCGCCAGTCTAGCTCCT AACGCTGTTCATGCGTACCAGTTCATTGGTGATCACACGGAGATCTTCAGTATAATCAGTCCTGCCGGATTTGAGCACGTGTTTCGTGGTCTGGGTGAGCCATATACCGGTCCGATGTGGCCGGATGTCGATCTTGAGAGGGCAACTGAAAAGCTCAACTCTGGCGTCGCAAATGTCATGACCGAGTTTGATGTGATTCCTGTACCGGACCATAACCTTGTTAGGCCACAGCATTGGGGCGGTTCAGAATGCCAACTGTCTGGCTCTCATAAGCCGTACTTTCTCCGTAACTGCACAGGAGCTAGTACTGTTCTCGACGGAACAGTCGACCGTCCATATGTCACTGGGGCCAAATCTGGAAACACATACAGTCTGGCTACTCTTGAAGGTTCTAGCCATTTTGAAACGCAGGTTTTGTCTGGCGGAATTCAGTTCCCATATGTCGACGACTGCTTCTTTGTGTTCGATGGATATTTCGAGGTCACTGTAAGTGACACTGACTCCTCACGTATCGGCCCCGATGAAGTGGCTTGGTTGCCTGCTGAAACTCACTTCGATATCAAGCCTGCCAGCTCCTattttaaagtctttatatattcaCAACCTGGGGGACTCGCCGATTAA